In Flavobacterium sp. GSB-24, the genomic window TGTAAATAAAGATCAATCTTATTTTTTATGTCAGTTGTCACAAGAGCAATTGTCTAAAGCGTTGTTTCCAATTGGCGCTTTAACCAAACCAGAAGTGCGCGAAATCGCTGCCGAAATGGAATTGGTTACCGCAGAAAAGAAAGATTCTCAAGGATTATGTTTTATAGGGAAAGTTCGCCTTCCAGAATTTTTACAGCAAAAATTACAGCCTAAAGAAGGTAAAATTGTTCAAGTTGATAAAAATGATGCTATTTATGTTGGTGAAAAACCAGCTGGAATTTCTTTAGAAGAAGATTTAAAATTAGAATCTCAAAAGTTAAACTACGTTCCAACAATGGGAAAAGTAGTGGGCAAACATCAAGGAGCGCATTATTTTACTGTCGGGCAAAGAAAAGGGTTGAATGTTGGAGGAACTACAGATCCATTATTTGTAATTGCTACAGATGTTGAAACAAACACTATATATACAGGTTTGTCAAGTTTGCATCCAGGATTATTTAAAAAAGCACTTTTTGTTGGAAAATCTGAAGTACACTGGGTTAGAGAAGATTTGGCTTTGAAAGCAGGTGAGAGAATGGAAGTGAGGGCTAGAATTCGTTACCGTCAGCCATTGCAGAAAGCAATTTTACATCAATTTGAAGACGGAATGTACGTTGAATTTGAAGAAGCACAGTCTGCCATTACAGAAGGACAATTTGTTGCTTGGTATTTAGAAAATGAATTAGTTGGTTCGGGAGTAATTTCTTAGCTTTATACCTTATTTGGAAGAAATTCCTCAAAGGTACGCTATGAAATATAACTTTACTTTCCTTTTATTACTTCTTTCGTTTGCGGTATTTGCACAAGAAGATGCGTGGGTTTATTTTAACGGAAAACCGAATGCACAGTTGTTTTTTGATAATCCGTTGACAGAACTTTCTCAGAAAGCTTTAGATCGAAGAACCAATCAAAATATCGCTTTAGATATTACAGATGCTCCTTTGGAAACTTCTTATGTAAGCCAAATTAAATCCAGTGCCGGTATAACAGTTATGGCGCAGTCCAAATGGTTGAATGCACTTCATATTCAGGGAACTCAGGCAAACATAAATGCATTAAAAACATTGCCTTTTGTCCAGAAAATAGAATTTGCTGATAAAACTTTAAACACTACAGCCAAAAAAGTTTCGGAAACTAAAACAGCTAAAGGTCTCAATAAGCTAGAGGCGGCAATAGATTATTCGTATGGCAATTCTGCAAATCAAATTCAGATGCTGAACGGACAAATTTTGCATCAGCAGAATTTTACTGGAGAAGGAAAAATTATTGCAGTTTTTGATGGGGGTTTTCCAGGCGTAAACACAGCACAGCCTTTTGAGAATCTTAGAAATAATAACCGAATTTTAGGCGGTTATGATTATACAACAAGAAATGCCAATTTCTACACAGGCAGTGATCACGGGACAAAGGTGCTTTCTACAATGGGCGGTTACAAAGAAAATTCGTTAGTTGGAACAGCTCCAAATGCTTCTTATTATCTTTTTATTACAGAAATTGGTGCTTTAGAAAATCCGGTAGAAGAATCGCTTTGGGTTGAAGCTGCCGAAAAAGCAGATGCTTTAGGAGTTGATATAATTACTACTTCGTTAGGATACTTTGGTGATCGCGACGAGTCTAGATACAATCATACTTACAGCGATATGAATGGAATTACCAATTTCATTTCGCGTGGTGCAGAAACAGCATTTAGTAAAGGGATTTTAGTTTTGGCTTCTGCTGGAAATGAAGGAATTCAGGTTGAAAAACATATTGGCTCTCCAGCTGATGCAGTTTCGGTATTGGCTATAGGTTCTGTTAGTGCTACTAAAGTGAGGGCTAGTTCAAGTTCGATTGGACCAAGTTATGATGGAAGAATAAAACCAGATATTATGGCGCAAGGCGTGGCTTCAGTAGTCTCTGATCCAAACGGAAATATTGGAACCGCAAATGGAACATCTTTTTCTTGCCCGATAATGGCTGGAATGGCAGCCTCTTTATGGCAGGCTTTTCCAACTAAAACCAATAAACAAATTCGACAAATGATTTTGGCTTCTTCTGACAGATTCACAAACCCAGATAATAATTATGGTTACGGAATTCCGAATTTCGGTGCGACTTTAAGTGTTGATGATTTTGTTGCAGAAGCTTCTTTTGCCGTATATCCAAATCCTGTTAGAAATGAAGTTTCTTTTTCTTTTTTAACCGAAAATAACACAGCCTCTGT contains:
- the mnmA gene encoding tRNA 2-thiouridine(34) synthase MnmA, producing MKRVVVGLSGGVDSSVAAYLLQQQGYEVIGLFMKNWHDDSVTISNECPWLEDSNDALLVAEKLGIPFQTVDLSEEYKEKIVDYMFNEYEKGRTPNPDVLCNREIKFDVFMKIALSLGADYVATGHYCQKSEIEVDGKTVYQLIAGNDVNKDQSYFLCQLSQEQLSKALFPIGALTKPEVREIAAEMELVTAEKKDSQGLCFIGKVRLPEFLQQKLQPKEGKIVQVDKNDAIYVGEKPAGISLEEDLKLESQKLNYVPTMGKVVGKHQGAHYFTVGQRKGLNVGGTTDPLFVIATDVETNTIYTGLSSLHPGLFKKALFVGKSEVHWVREDLALKAGERMEVRARIRYRQPLQKAILHQFEDGMYVEFEEAQSAITEGQFVAWYLENELVGSGVIS
- a CDS encoding S8 family serine peptidase, translated to MKYNFTFLLLLLSFAVFAQEDAWVYFNGKPNAQLFFDNPLTELSQKALDRRTNQNIALDITDAPLETSYVSQIKSSAGITVMAQSKWLNALHIQGTQANINALKTLPFVQKIEFADKTLNTTAKKVSETKTAKGLNKLEAAIDYSYGNSANQIQMLNGQILHQQNFTGEGKIIAVFDGGFPGVNTAQPFENLRNNNRILGGYDYTTRNANFYTGSDHGTKVLSTMGGYKENSLVGTAPNASYYLFITEIGALENPVEESLWVEAAEKADALGVDIITTSLGYFGDRDESRYNHTYSDMNGITNFISRGAETAFSKGILVLASAGNEGIQVEKHIGSPADAVSVLAIGSVSATKVRASSSSIGPSYDGRIKPDIMAQGVASVVSDPNGNIGTANGTSFSCPIMAGMAASLWQAFPTKTNKQIRQMILASSDRFTNPDNNYGYGIPNFGATLSVDDFVAEASFAVYPNPVRNEVSFSFLTENNTASVTIYSVLGQKLIEEKINNSNPVLSLQSLQSGLYFYSFDADNLHKTGKLIKQ